Proteins encoded in a region of the Marmota flaviventris isolate mMarFla1 chromosome 3, mMarFla1.hap1, whole genome shotgun sequence genome:
- the Ascl4 gene encoding achaete-scute homolog 4: MEKRKSAGLLTLQYALRTAPLGVPGTLPLLPPRDPFRVSVRLDAACWERAQRGCAPGRPRPPPPLRGALEPAFLRQRNERERLRVRCVNEGYARLRDHLPPELATRRLSKVETLRAAVSYIKHLQELLERHARGHEGPAGPQRRAECNSDGESKASSAPSPCSEPEGAG; the protein is encoded by the coding sequence ATGGAGAAACGGAAGTCAGCCGGACTGCTGACCCTTCAGTATGCGCTGCGCACCGCGCCCCTGGGCGTGCCAGGGACCCTGCCTCTGCTCCCGCCGAGGGACCCCTTCAGGGTTTCAGTGCGTCTGGACGCCGCGTGCTGGGAGCGGGCGCAGCGGGGCTGCGCGCCGGGACGGCCGCGCCCGCCCCCACCGCTGCGCGGCGCCCTGGAGCCCGCCTTCCTCCGCCAGCGCAACGAGCGCGAGCGGCTGCGGGTGCGCTGCGTGAACGAGGGCTACGCGCGCCTCCGAGACCACCTGCCGCCGGAGCTGGCCACCCGGCGCCTCAGCAAAGTGGAGACGCTGCGCGCCGCCGTCAGCTACATCAAGCACCTCCAGGAGCTGCTGGAGCGCCACGCGCGCGGACACGAGGGCCCGGCCGGCCCCCAGCGCAGGGCCGAATGCAACAGCGACGGCGAGTCCAAGGCCTCGTCGGCGCCCTCGCCCTGCAGCGAGCCGGAGGGTGCGGGCTAG